The genomic segment TGAAACCAACCCAGTGGTAAAAGATGAAACTGTAAATAAGTTAGCAGCATCAGCAAAGTGGAATCAATGAAAGCAAGAAGAGTTCAatcaaattcttaaaaaaatggttgaaagCAAGCCTGTTTTATTTGGGAAGTCCCAGCCCAGCAGAAACCAGAATATTTCATTTGAGCGGAGAGGAGGGTCTTACAATCATTATAAGGAAAAGCGTGATGAAAAACTTAAAGGAGCAAAGTCTggaaaagtagaaaaagaaattggGATGTGTATTGCGGTTTTGAAATTGGGATTTCTGGGATGGTTCATTGGATTTTCTATGCAGGttttttatcacatttttggAAGTTGGAGTTGAATtgggattttgattttgtgttcCCATTTGTGAACTTGAAACTGTTAGGTTTAATTGAATTTGTGAGTGGTGGTTGTTGGTGGTGGTGCCAGTAGAGGTGAGGAGCAGCGACCCCTGACGGTGCTCCGGTGATAATGCTCGGTCGTATGCCATCCACAACATTGTCTTGGTGGCAACTCCAGATTGCGCGGCGTGGTGGGCGGTGGGCGAGGAGGAGTCTCATGCTTGATTGTACAAATAAgtcattcaaaaaaatttaatacaccTCAGCATGCCACGAGATCTACAAAAATTACACTTCAGCATGTGTAGACGGCGTTAATGAAAACTTAACAGAGATggcttaattggctcattttaacaagtttatggacccgattgagaccgaaaaaaacaCGATGACctacttgagattgacacacaaatatgaGGACGACTTTTTTTTGTAGAAAATTACTGATATATGAAAAACCATTGTTGTATAAAagcggggggggggggggggggttctTCCACATCTCTAACCTTGTCCTCTCAGATTGCTCACTGCTTCATGCACCATGAGGCAATACTATTTATGTGCAAATGTTGTCAGGGTATGGGAGTTACATTTGAGGAAGAAAACGAACAAAATGTTGATTACATCAAGAATATTTAATCAAGAATATCAAGAATGCTTGGTATTGCTACTTCGTTCAAAAGTAATGGAGCACctaatatctttttattcttctcGAAGATCTCAAGCGCACTTAAACAATTGGATGCACAATTGTACTAGTTGACTGTTTTGGCTTATGAGGTACATTAATTAGTGCATTGTTGTCTCTTTACTGTGCCACCTAAGATGCAGAGAAACCTCATGAAGCTGTTATTGCGCTCGTAATCTTCTCATGTTTTTTTTCTACCTCTGCTTTTCCGGTAACAAGTAAGATTTTCATTGGATTTctaactaaatatttttcacttttcttttaggttttcttataaattttaaaatacatgaTGAATTTGTTTGGTTACTGGAACCCAAAATTTGAaaggtgatgaagaagatgaattttgGGTTAGTGCTTCTTACTTTGAAAGGTTCCTTCTTTAACTAGGGTTAGTGTTTCTTACTGTGTAATCACTCTCATAAGCTAACAATATCTTCCTCTCATAACTGTTCTGGACTGGGAGTGTGAACTAGCATCATTACAGGATTAGTTTCTGCAAATTCAGAAATGTTGAGGAGTCATTGAACTCACCCTCAACATACTTAAGAGGTTAATTCAAATATaggaaaaacaattaaaacaacATGAAACTCAGATGACATGCCTccaatatttgataaataactAGTACATAGTTATACAACAACAACATCTTCACGGTAACTTGGTCACACcacataaaatatgtaaacaaGTAAAAGTTAGAATTTTCACAAAATGAGTGAGATAAGCTCTGAGAACCTTCTATATTAACCATCTGACTTATGAGTTTATCAAGTAAATAACAAGTAGATCCacacaaaaatataatgaaGAAAATGGCCATAAAATTATCATATGTAATAGGTCTTTCTATGCGCAACAATGAGGTCCGGACATCTAGTAGGACTATTAGGAAGGTATCATATGTGGAAAGTTAAGAAAgtgaagaagtggatgaagggaaaaagaaaaggtccCAAAAGGTACAATCTTTACTATACACATCTGAGCATGATTTCTATCTCCTTCTTTTGGGGTGTCTGTAGTTTGGTGTAAATGTCTTGTGATTTATTTATCTACTAAAAATTCCATAAATGTTGATTGTAATATATGTAAGACTGAAATAATCATGTCACTTTGTATAATGTAAATTCCAAGGGTTGTTTTACTTGCATAGTAAATGACTATTGATTAGacacattttttcttatttgagtGAATAATTTTGGCAGCGTATTTTGAGGAAGTTGTgggtttatttaatatataaggatatgttttacatatattttatgacAAAACAAGATTTATTAGAAAGAAGACATGGAAATCACATCTCCTTTGAAACAACCATTAGTAAATCTGAGTAATCTATAGAGGAGCACAATCCTAAATGAAATTAAGCTGCAAAGTAGTGAAATACCACTAAAGTTGCAGTGTACATAAGTACATGAATGGGTTGCATAATCTGTATAGTCTTGCAAAATTTTCTCTTACTTTTAACCTTTCTCATTTTGAACCTTTTGGTGCATTTGGAATaaggtattaaaaaaattattaaatacttatcTAATTGTTCATTAGaatattgttttaactctattattttatttgcagATTTTTAATGATTCATCCTGAATGAAAGGTCCAGACATGGAAGGCATTAGAACTAAAtgagtttcttttattttaagtgttagtaaatTGTAGAAACTTGACTATAATTTAGTAGTATATGTAggataatgtaatatttggattgaatatatatagttttatgtacAAATAATGTATTTGTTGAGATTGCTGATAGGGGGAGTAGTAGTTTAGCTGAAGCTACAATCTCAAAGTTTCtgcttttttatgatgacaacacataattaataacacatgtgtttatgtgttacatgttcattactttcatgattatttaagaacatgtttgtgttgattctgtcattgttgcaattcactgtgttttacatgagatcttatctgtgaatgcatgacatatatttgagaaaaggaaaaccacatgcacttttgttgaacttataatatgtggcaaaacatcagttttaagttgacttcattatgaagtaagtcgattaaacctcgtggctttgcacaaactttttcaaagtgtgctgtgagaatttttgaagagaaagtttttcaaaactttgtttaactgtgttgtatagtcgattacatgcaacctgcattcgactaagtctgttacagttttgaaattctgttaatgcttgaatttaatgttacaacgactatatttttaaatatgttgaccatgCATTTACtgtgattcgactgcattaattgtctATTCAACTAACTGCATTAATTGCTGCTAACTGTTATAACTGTTTTgttatattcgactgcattagtagcaagtttgattaaaatgcgtcagagtTGCGAATTGCTATAAATTGATGcaaatttaatttctatgagaacttttgtgattctaacgatttgattaatttctttcatattatTGATCTCTTGTAGAAAGTGGTGTTCAtctttggtgattgcttgacgagCAAGAATCTCTTGCTCTTACTGTTTGATAAATCTACACTTGAGGTGTCTATTTCGTGATTAGTTtctatcaatcttgtgaagattggagttgccctgttgtgactacaggaagagAACGTGCGGCGTTCTGGACTttgaggattgttcaaagtgATTAAAGACTGCAAGAGAGGGGACATCTTACCgttgttctttgtttttatatgcctatattttgattacagggttagagaggtgttttatatttttgacgtggaggtcgctataaaagccttgttgtaaaaaccttgatcattataatgcatttgcttcctgtggtggaaggacactggatgtacgCTTGgttgaactagtataaaaactcaatgtttgatctttctatctctactctgttacattcagTCGACTTTGTATTTTACTCATTCAATTATATTCCGTTGTACTACAAAGTTTTTTTCCTtacgtttcaagaaagcttttaaaggcatctactttgcgaaaaagatttaaagaaaacattatttttgtgtttcaccaattcacccccctcttggtattgaaactaagtcattctattttaaacagtattaatattattacacaatttaatgaatgaaatgaatttcatttttgttaccaatgaggagcattggtatcttgaagctactgtgaaattttgatgatgataaaagctgaagaattaaagactctaaatgcatctttgttaaacgcattttgtagaaacaaatgtataggataaaatgtaatgatgtaaaaactcttagaagttttcgtatttagtgagtcattgcacaaacgcaaataatcgattattacacagaataatcgattatcactgtttcatttaattctgtccaagtctctggaataatcgattattgctcaggataatcgattatcacttttttgaaaaccccataacggacacaaataatcgattatcacttatgataatcgattattagtggcagttgggagatgtcttttcagtttttgaccctgcacgaaactaggcttataaatagaggtcttcacagtgaaaaaggttaatcattatcttgtacaactatatttttagtgaaaaaggttaatcactatttatagtgattaacgactggacgtagaatcttttgattcgaaccaggataaaaattctatgttgattttcttgatccctaaactcttagcacatcaattgttcgataaaagttcgctaagaaaatcaatttttgaaaccgactattttaacttgtgttgtgatcgttacaccctttccgctatctatattttattccgctacGCGACTCTATatcggtaccgattgttccgacaattttgtttgttcaattgAATCTACTCATTAACAAGGTATATTGATTGGATGAGatcataatacaaaaaaaatgattttaaattaattaaatgttaaatgtaaatatataattttatttatttctttaataaaatgattttctgaCGGTTGTGGAAAATCCCCTGgtaattaccggcggttttccAGAAACCCCTGAAAATAGGGGCGGTTCCACAAAACCATGGTTACTTCTGGCGGTTCCAGAAACTCCTGGAAATAAATCACCGATAATTTTGTAACGCTGGTTTTCccagtaatttttaaaatcgtGGGAATAGTATTTTTGGGAGGTTAAAATCCCCGGTATCGTAAAAAATAACCCCTACTAAAATTGcagatttttgtagtgtatgTAACACCAATATCATGAAGGCTAATTTGTTAGCGTAAGTCTTTGAAGATCAACTCTGATATAAAAACATTGACTTAACTTAGATTAACgcttaactatttttaaattattttttaattaaactaattacttataatatattaagaaGATGAGTGTAAAGGAGATGAGAAGAAAAATGTGAAttaagaagatgaaaaaaatataaatgaaagagTTATGTGTAGATGAAAAATATGAGTATAcacaaagaaaatgaatgaaagtGAATGAGATGAGtgtttatgaaaaaatgaagaaatttatgtgaatgaaaaagttataaataattttattttatctttttaaaattaatctcgTATCATTTTACGTTAACATTTAgatgatgttttcttttatttatttatatatatatatatatatatatatatatatatatatatatatatatatatatatatatatatatatatatatataatagggAATGATGGTAATTGacagatatatttttttaaaatgaattgttttCGTGTCATAATTgttcttaataaattatatatagtaaTTACGATATACTTTAAACTCGTATTACTAGAAGCCCCCACATGGATAGAAATGTGCTCGAAGAATGACacaaacttattatattaaaattttattgaaaagtaaTGTGATAGTATATTATGAGTTTGGTTGATATCAAATCTTTGACCTGTCCGTTAAAACAAACCAAGGACATATGTGCCTATAATACAcgttagatatattttttacttttttgtttgaattatttgCATTTATTTAGTGTTTTTTCGTTCTGTTATTGGAAGTAGACTTTCACACTCATATAATCTTATAATGGTAACGGTACAAGATATTCGTGTTTTTATGATctaaataataaagatataaaacatttcaaatttattaatctCTAAACTAATTCAAGTTAAACTTTCATTATTtaatcatcaaaacaaaattaatccaTAAATTGTACGAGATGAGTTGATTTTGTATGATAACTTGAATTAGTAATTTTTCTGGAATCCATTGCCAATTGCATTTTGATCTTATTCTTTCCTTTTAAATATCCAAGTTGTTATTGTTCTTTTCTTCTTGTTATTTCAGTCTTGTTCATTTTGTGTATGTTCATAGTATTCTCTTAGAAGCAAGCCTTCTCGCATGACTAATCCTATCGATGAAACTCTTATTCAGCCACAAACTTCTTAGAGTTCTTATTAAAACCTTtcaattagtaaaaaaaattcttcttaTCTTGCTCgtatgtttttttgttaatattttattgaaccAAACATATACAATGAAAGACTTCTACTTCATATTTTAGGGAGATGATTTTATATTGagtgtatttataaattaacaCTCTGCAgcggaaaaaaaaaactgacttaCTAGCACTCATATTCTTTAGTGTAATCATATCATAACAAAGTTGCTTCTATTTTCTTATTCCATCTATGAAAGATGTGTATATAGAGATAAAGCTCGATATAGATACTGCAAATCAtcacacaattaaaaaaaaaaaaacttagtaaTACAAAACTCATCCGTCTATAGAGAACACATATGTTTTAATCTTGAGTGACACCCCTTATCTAATTAAAGGCAGGAGAAGCTGTGCCGCCATCATCAactggaaaaataaaaacataagtaCTACGTTATCATGTTCCactttgaataataaaataatttagtacAAAAATTTCCAAATAATATACGTGCTGGTTTGTTCCAAgctttaaattatattgaactTTTAACTAAAATAGATCATTAGTTTGATATATGACTAATTACATcattttaagtataaaagttgttgttttgaaaatagaaaTCAATTCACCATGTTTCCCAAAAAAGTTGGAAAATTACTTAGATAACTGTTGGATATTGAACAACTAATGGTAACCAGTGTTTAGGAGAAAAATTACCTTCCAGATAAATGAATAGAAGGATTTAGTGGAAGCGGTACTTGTCACATCTACATATTTTGTCTGGTACCAGAGAATCGAACCAAGAGCAACATTTCCTAGACCCTAAACCATAGAACagattaaactttaaattttgttcAAAAGTTTAAATAACTTTTCGATAATGATATGTAAAAACCAATAACCCTATGTTTGTACtaaaatattacttattttaaagataattttttaccCTTTATCGAgattaaaatgttgaaataatCTACACAATAAAGACAACCTTTTTCTAGAGTGCACCATGACAGCAACGAGTGCAcctaatatttataattttaaataagtattttaagacattttaaaaaatgacatCTTAAAGAAGTGGAAAGAAATTACTTctcaaaatacataaataaaaaaactactttgagaaaaatattagacaaatatagaaaacatatacaaatctgtttaatttattagaaaaaaaaaagtttcctttaaaaaaaaaatcaaacaaaacagcgtattattataaattataagacATTTGTCTATCAAAATCGAACTCCGTGttgaggaaaaaataaataaattatgcatgCCTAATAAAATTCCAAcctatatacatataataaacATGTTACCGTGACAAATTTAATCAAAAAGGGAGACGAAGATGATGCTCCAGCAAAAAAGGCAACTCCAAATGCCATTTCGAGAAGGAAAACACAAATCCAAAATACCTATCAAAGATTTAGAATCAATCAAATGTCATTCAAAGAGAAGataaccaaaagaaaatattgaattcAAGAGACATACATTTTTCTGGCCTAAACGTGCTGCGAAAGAATCAACGCCATGTTTTATATCTCCCTCTACGTCTGGTATATCCTACACAAATCCAATACAAGGTTTTACGCTGTTAGACCAAAAGTTTGATGTTGGACAATTCAATACATATATCCTGAGAAAATAAAGACAGTTTACCTTGGCTAATGCTATACCAGTAGTGTAGAAAGTCAAGAACAGCAGAGAAACAATCAAAGATCTTGTAAACACAGCTGGTCTCTTGAACACAAACGTCTGAACATTTGTTACATCGATTAGCAATTTAACAAATCCATTTCTGATGGTAGATTCAAATGGTTGATTGTATATCAAATGAAACTAACCCAAAAATCTTGGGTTGAagatttgttattattatttaagtttgaaCATGCTTATTCAAATCTAAGATCTATAAGAGGAACAAATTAGTGATTGGACACAACCTGCATGTGATGGAAGTATGAAATTGGAAATATAAATGTCCAACTAATAATCGTAAATAATGCTGCCAGCACCGGATATTGCTTCCATCGTAACAACGGCAGCTGCACAGTTTCAGAACACTGTTATATTagcatcaaatatatatatatatatgtatatatatatatatatatgtatatatatatatatatatgtatatatatatatatatatatatatatgtatatatatatatatatatatatatatatgtatgtaagAATACGCATGACAGCAACGAGTGCACCATGGGTAACCTTTTCATACCTATGCCTTCAAACATATTGTAAGGTAAAGGAAGTTTAAATGCAAAAAGAACTCACATTGACTGAATAGCAAGTAATTAATATAAAGCACAGCACAAAGTTCCAAATCAATGCAGGAGAACCTATCATCAAGTTAAGCCCTAAACCCTGTAAAACAGAATAAAACAATGACTCTCCTTTCTCTATAATATCATCTTAAAATCTGTTATTCTGAAAAAGGATAAATATATATGGCACCAAAATTGCAGATGAGGCAACAATAAAGGCACAAGTTCTGAAGGATAATTTGCCAGCAGCCAATGGAAGATATGGTTTGTTTATCTGCAGTGAAACATGTAACATAGATTACTTCTAATAAGAAACGTTCAATAGGTAAAGGATTCTGTGAAGTCACACAACTTTACTCGAACTTTaactgatttttttatatttttttgttaaaaaattaaaattaaatattcaacgtataaaaattaagaaaagttatatgattttttctcaaaaagaaaattactaaATCTGTCCCTAAAAGGTTAATTTCTTTAGCAATCATCGATATATAGTAAGTGTTAAGAAGTagattttaagcctaattcaacctcacaaaatcggtttgtaaggtgaggtttgcaccctatatattataaattactcttatttttagtcgatgtgagacttccaacacccctccctcacgccgaggtatatatcCCGAGCATGAGACTAGACACTAATGGGTGGTTCGATAATGGTCCGATAACGGGTGGAATAATGTCCATATAAATCTCACTAGGATAGGTTCTAAcctgatatcatgttaagaagtggataAAGTTCCTTTCTTAGAAATCTGGTTGATTTGTATAGTTGCATATGTCCTCATTCCCTTACATATGGTCGCACCCTTCTTTCTATGGTGTCCCTTCATCTTTTGCTGTATCTATTAACAAGTTTGTGATAGATTTTTGTGCCTGCTTAATTTGTCCATTCACTTTGTCCTATATCTATATTGCTAATAGTAAACACTTTTTTCACTATTTCGATAGcctattttctctcttccatcTCCGATACTAATTTGTCAACCACCAAATCCATGCATAGATCTTCATATCAATCATGTATAATAATTAGCCCCATATAAActtatgtatgtatatatatctaaTCTACTACCTTGCTTAACTACTGTTATGGATTACCAATGTTTTTCACCAATATTTTAGTCACCAGGAAAAACTATGTTTGAACATTAACTCCCAACCAAATTAAACCACCATGTCACAGAGTTGAATATTTTTCCATCAAAAAGGAACTTACAAAATTTCTCattacaaattcaaattaaGCTCACTTTTAGTTTAGAatttaaattgttcattttTAATGTGGTGGTTTTGTTTTTAGTATGATTATGGCTTGGGACTGGTATTTGGTTTAAGATTTATGTTTTAACATTTTGTTCTATCTCTGCACGTGGTTTCTCCAGCATGGTTTTGTTAGAATATCTTGCCATATTTTAGAGCTCAGTGTTGGATGAGATCAGGTCGAACAATCATGAAGTTACTTTGGAAATCAGCTTAGTGGCAAACGTGGAGCTCGAGGAGCAGTTGAGAGTGGGGAAAATGGAATTGTCATTAAAATTTAGCAATGATCCAAATTTTTTATTCGTAGTAAGTTTCATACCTTATCTATTTCAAAGTCAAACAATTGATTCACTCCATTAACGTAAAGATCCATGAACAAGTGAGGAAGCACAGCCTGAAACAACTCAAAAGAATGCATTATTGAGGTTAAAAGGGTAGTTTTGACTTGTCTATTTAAAAGAACGACATATTTGGAGGGTCACCTGTAACAAACCAATAAAAAACAATGGAGATATATCTGATAGTTTTTCTACTGCAATGAGAGATGCAGAAATTGATGCTGATGTCtgtaaaatacaaataaagataatttaaaacaataacaatttaagaaataaattttaaatctaattcaattctacaaa from the Vigna angularis cultivar LongXiaoDou No.4 chromosome 3, ASM1680809v1, whole genome shotgun sequence genome contains:
- the LOC108324513 gene encoding glycinol 4-dimethylallyltransferase codes for the protein MARAHLISSPIVCSVTNGDFWVRKLSFKSISCASSGGSKASKHNIKAQIQYNPLRSQQSPFNHYYKSIEKGATYEDSNKSYVVKAVTVPSSESESEASNSKNIVNSVKDFMLVLYQFIYPYTVYARTSASISASLIAVEKLSDISPLFFIGLLQAVLPHLFMDLYVNGVNQLFDFEIDKINKPYLPLAAGKLSFRTCAFIVASSAILGLGLNLMIGSPALIWNFVLCFILITCYSVNLPLLRWKQYPVLAALFTIISWTFIFPISYFHHMQTFVFKRPAVFTRSLIVSLLFLTFYTTGIALAKDIPDVEGDIKHGVDSFAARLGQKNVFWICVFLLEMAFGVAFFAGASSSSPFLIKFVTGLGNVALGSILWYQTKYVDVTSTASTKSFYSFIWKLMMAAQLLLPLIR